Proteins encoded within one genomic window of Phormidium ambiguum IAM M-71:
- a CDS encoding cupin domain-containing protein — MPDTSVKKVDSAYSPKGEMGQKYLASGKSLAMRLWEDEQPSDAKPEAQRDYETVGYVIKGRAELHIEGQLVVLEPGSSWVVPKGATHSYKILESFTAVEATSPPAQVNGRDE; from the coding sequence ATGCCCGATACCAGCGTTAAAAAAGTAGATTCTGCCTATTCTCCTAAAGGCGAAATGGGGCAAAAATACCTTGCATCAGGAAAAAGTCTTGCCATGCGTCTTTGGGAAGATGAACAACCAAGTGATGCTAAACCAGAAGCACAAAGAGATTACGAAACAGTTGGTTATGTAATTAAAGGTCGTGCAGAATTACACATTGAAGGACAACTGGTTGTGCTAGAACCTGGTAGTTCTTGGGTAGTTCCTAAAGGCGCAACTCATAGTTACAAAATTCTCGAATCATTCACAGCGGTAGAAGCAACTTCTCCTCCGGCACAGGTTAACGGACGTGATGAATAA
- a CDS encoding acetyltransferase, with translation MFLKNKQTGTLIKIQDTESLINPNQQEISGKDQAGQEEQNTATYNKQELVFPSGESLPRCWLDANYTRA, from the coding sequence ATGTTTCTCAAGAACAAACAAACTGGTACTCTGATTAAAATTCAGGATACTGAATCTTTGATTAATCCTAATCAACAAGAGATCAGTGGAAAAGATCAAGCCGGACAAGAAGAACAAAATACTGCTACTTACAACAAGCAAGAATTAGTTTTCCCATCCGGTGAAAGTCTCCCTCGTTGCTGGCTAGATGCAAATTACACGAGAGCTTAA
- a CDS encoding zinc-dependent alcohol dehydrogenase, which yields MKAVCWHGANDVRVENVPDPTILNPRDAIIKITSTAICGSDLHIYDGFIPTMEKGDILGHEFMGEVVDLGSEVKNVKIGDRVVVPFTISCGNCFFCNRDLWSLCDNSNPNAWIAEKMMGHSPSALFGYSHMFGGYAGGQAEYARVPFADVGLFKIPEGLADEQVLFLTDIFPTGYMAAENCQIEPGDTVAIWGCGPVGQFAIKSAFLLGAERVIAIDRIPERLQMAKEQGNAEIINYEEVDAGEALKEMTGGRGPDACLDAVGMEAHGTGIDALYDKAKQAVRLETDRPTALRQILVACRKGGKVSLAGVYGGFLDKIPMGAAFNKGLSLKMGQTHVHRYLKPLLEHIQNGKIDPSFVITHKMNLEDAPKGYEIFKNKKDNCIKVVLKP from the coding sequence ATGAAAGCAGTTTGCTGGCATGGTGCTAATGATGTCCGGGTGGAAAATGTACCCGATCCCACAATTCTTAACCCCCGTGATGCCATAATTAAAATTACTTCAACGGCAATTTGTGGCTCAGATTTGCACATTTATGATGGCTTCATTCCCACAATGGAAAAAGGCGACATTTTGGGTCATGAATTCATGGGAGAAGTAGTTGACTTAGGCAGCGAAGTTAAAAATGTAAAAATTGGCGATCGCGTCGTCGTTCCCTTCACCATTTCTTGTGGCAACTGCTTCTTTTGTAACCGCGATTTATGGTCACTTTGCGATAATTCTAACCCGAATGCTTGGATAGCAGAAAAAATGATGGGTCATTCACCATCAGCACTATTTGGTTACTCTCATATGTTCGGCGGATATGCAGGCGGACAAGCAGAATATGCCCGCGTTCCCTTTGCTGATGTTGGGTTGTTTAAAATACCTGAAGGACTAGCAGACGAGCAAGTTTTATTCCTCACAGATATCTTTCCAACTGGTTATATGGCAGCCGAAAATTGCCAAATTGAACCAGGCGATACTGTAGCAATTTGGGGTTGTGGCCCAGTGGGACAATTTGCCATTAAAAGTGCTTTTTTGTTAGGCGCAGAAAGGGTAATTGCGATCGACAGAATTCCCGAACGATTACAAATGGCAAAAGAACAAGGAAACGCCGAAATAATTAATTACGAAGAAGTCGATGCAGGCGAAGCATTAAAAGAAATGACAGGCGGAAGAGGGCCCGATGCTTGTCTTGATGCCGTAGGAATGGAAGCACATGGAACCGGAATAGATGCCCTCTACGATAAAGCCAAACAAGCAGTACGTTTAGAAACAGATAGACCCACTGCATTGCGGCAAATTTTAGTCGCTTGTCGTAAAGGGGGAAAAGTGTCTTTAGCAGGCGTTTATGGCGGCTTTTTAGACAAAATTCCGATGGGTGCAGCCTTTAATAAAGGCTTATCTTTAAAGATGGGACAAACTCATGTTCATAGATACTTAAAACCGCTATTGGAACATATCCAAAACGGCAAAATCGACCCATCTTTTGTGATTACCCACAAGATGAATTTAGAAGACGCACCCAAAGGCTACGAAATTTTCAAAAACAAAAAAGATAACTGCATCAAAGTTGTTCTAAAACCGTAA
- a CDS encoding phosphoribosyltransferase, with protein MTPFRDRTQAGQLLAEKLTNYANNPDVLVLALPRGGVPVAFEVAKTLKVPMDVFLVRKLGVPNQRELAMGALASGGVCFLNEEIIRSFNISQKAIDFVKEQETKELERRKKLYRQNLPEPNFSDRTIILIDDGLATGATMRAAVIALKLHEPKRIVVAIPVAALESLSEFGAEVDEVVSVILPERLWAIGNWYENFSQTTDKEVCSLLEQANCQLSAT; from the coding sequence ATGACACCATTCCGCGATCGCACACAAGCAGGTCAATTATTAGCCGAAAAATTGACTAATTACGCTAATAATCCCGATGTTTTGGTATTAGCATTACCTCGTGGTGGTGTTCCGGTTGCTTTTGAAGTAGCCAAAACTTTGAAAGTACCAATGGACGTATTTCTAGTACGAAAATTGGGAGTTCCTAATCAAAGGGAATTAGCGATGGGTGCGTTAGCTTCTGGTGGTGTCTGCTTCTTGAATGAAGAAATTATCAGGTCGTTTAATATTTCCCAAAAAGCGATCGATTTTGTCAAGGAACAGGAAACAAAAGAATTAGAACGCCGGAAAAAACTTTATCGCCAGAACTTACCGGAACCTAATTTTAGCGATCGCACAATCATTTTAATAGACGATGGTTTAGCTACTGGTGCCACTATGCGTGCTGCTGTAATAGCGCTAAAACTTCATGAACCAAAGCGTATTGTGGTGGCAATTCCTGTTGCTGCTTTAGAAAGTCTTTCTGAGTTTGGCGCAGAAGTAGACGAAGTGGTAAGTGTAATTTTACCCGAAAGACTTTGGGCGATCGGAAATTGGTACGAGAACTTCTCCCAAACAACAGATAAAGAAGTTTGTTCGCTATTGGAACAGGCAAACTGTCAACTTTCAGCAACTTAA
- a CDS encoding SDR family NAD(P)-dependent oxidoreductase, giving the protein MERRLEGKVAIITGAGTGIGEAIAHKFAKEGAKVVVNGLPNDPVAEVVAAIKKYGGQAVGYGGDISEENHAQACVHAAITGFGNLHILINNAGVFLTTAEMQSYPVEDFDRTIRMNLRSAFLMTKYALPHLQRTRGNIISAGSEAGFNGLAQNAPYGGTKGWMHSFMKGVAVEQAKYGVRANCVCPGAIDTAWTHKETGPMDAKMEESLIKGTPMARRGTPEEIANVYAFLASDEASYVTGALWLVDGGVTVAKGSVGEDTPNYLREEPQGELRLDHSLEGLKNKETHAIKK; this is encoded by the coding sequence ATGGAAAGAAGGTTAGAAGGAAAAGTAGCAATTATTACTGGTGCAGGTACAGGAATTGGCGAAGCAATTGCTCACAAATTTGCCAAAGAAGGTGCTAAAGTTGTAGTGAATGGTCTCCCCAACGATCCGGTAGCAGAAGTAGTAGCAGCAATTAAAAAATATGGCGGTCAAGCTGTAGGTTATGGGGGTGATATTTCCGAAGAAAATCATGCTCAAGCTTGCGTTCATGCAGCAATTACTGGGTTTGGAAATCTCCACATTTTGATTAATAATGCGGGTGTTTTCTTAACAACTGCGGAAATGCAAAGTTATCCGGTAGAGGATTTCGATCGCACCATCCGCATGAATCTTCGTTCCGCATTTCTGATGACTAAATACGCTTTACCACACTTACAAAGAACTAGAGGAAATATCATTTCCGCAGGTTCCGAAGCTGGTTTTAATGGTTTAGCTCAAAATGCTCCTTATGGTGGAACAAAAGGCTGGATGCACTCTTTTATGAAAGGAGTTGCTGTTGAACAAGCTAAATACGGAGTGCGAGCAAATTGTGTTTGTCCGGGTGCAATTGATACAGCTTGGACACACAAAGAAACGGGGCCAATGGATGCCAAAATGGAGGAAAGTTTAATTAAAGGAACCCCAATGGCGCGACGGGGAACACCGGAAGAAATTGCCAATGTTTATGCTTTTTTAGCATCTGATGAAGCCAGTTATGTGACTGGTGCTTTGTGGTTAGTTGATGGTGGTGTAACTGTTGCTAAAGGGTCAGTTGGTGAAGATACACCGAATTATTTGCGAGAAGAACCTCAAGGTGAGTTGCGCTTAGATCATTCTTTAGAAGGGTTAAAAAACAAAGAGACTCACGCTATTAAGAAATAA
- a CDS encoding DJ-1/PfpI/YhbO family deglycase/protease produces MAHHNGHINNKRVAILIETGVEDSEFQVPYKALKMAGFDVVVLGSRMNSTYVGKNGKVSQKPDATTTESRPEEFDAVIIPGGMAPDTMRTNPNTVRFVQQAMQQGKLIAAVCHGPQVLIEGDLLKGKNATGYRAIRKDIMNAGANYIDEPLVVDGNLITSRRPGDLAIFTTAILSRLGYGGKEVDLPNESDITAEWWKLADAWGGSTKGDIAKALNTSLAGERYSHEEFQKYAEKCSDVELRSILQEIIANKQSHIQMIEARLNALGEKPSLPAQAADTYAKLKTGLQGSDDTFMLRTALGDMQTAVVDTYQLSAQLTDPVSTALFLEIEEDLAKYERRLADIYKARFAGEIAPAAKPSTSPAVGV; encoded by the coding sequence ATGGCACATCATAACGGACACATCAATAATAAACGAGTAGCAATTCTAATTGAAACAGGAGTCGAAGATTCTGAGTTTCAAGTACCTTATAAAGCGCTAAAAATGGCGGGATTTGATGTTGTTGTTCTCGGTTCTCGGATGAACAGCACTTATGTAGGAAAGAACGGGAAAGTTTCTCAAAAACCTGATGCCACAACTACTGAATCTCGCCCGGAAGAATTCGATGCAGTAATCATTCCTGGGGGAATGGCTCCTGACACAATGCGGACTAATCCAAATACTGTTAGATTTGTACAACAAGCAATGCAGCAAGGAAAATTAATTGCGGCTGTTTGTCATGGCCCTCAAGTATTAATTGAAGGCGATTTACTCAAAGGTAAAAATGCCACTGGCTATCGCGCAATCCGCAAGGATATAATGAACGCTGGAGCTAATTATATTGATGAACCTTTGGTGGTTGATGGCAATTTAATTACTTCCAGAAGACCGGGAGATTTAGCAATTTTCACCACTGCAATTTTAAGCCGTTTAGGTTATGGCGGGAAGGAAGTAGACCTGCCTAATGAAAGTGATATTACTGCTGAATGGTGGAAGCTTGCTGATGCTTGGGGTGGTTCGACAAAAGGCGACATTGCTAAAGCTTTGAACACATCTCTCGCAGGTGAGCGATATTCGCATGAAGAGTTTCAAAAGTATGCAGAAAAATGCTCTGATGTGGAATTGCGATCGATCTTACAAGAAATAATCGCTAACAAACAAAGCCACATTCAAATGATCGAAGCACGCCTGAATGCACTAGGCGAAAAACCCTCTTTACCAGCACAAGCAGCTGATACTTACGCCAAACTAAAAACTGGCTTACAAGGTAGCGATGATACGTTCATGCTGCGTACAGCTTTAGGCGATATGCAAACAGCAGTTGTGGATACATATCAACTGAGTGCTCAACTTACTGACCCAGTTTCTACAGCATTGTTCCTAGAAATTGAAGAAGATTTAGCCAAATACGAACGGCGTTTAGCAGACATTTATAAAGCGCGTTTTGCTGGAGAAATTGCACCAGCAGCTAAACCTTCTACAAGTCCTGCTGTAGGTGTTTAA
- a CDS encoding DUF2267 domain-containing protein — MQRDEFFKHVQSIAQLGSREEAERAVRATLETLKERIVGDEAKDLASQLPTGIGEYLRGREGENGQAFSLQEFYQKVAEKESIDPVTAATHARAVVSVLNIAVTPGEFADIRANLSPDYLDLLPSPNPSS, encoded by the coding sequence ATGCAACGTGATGAATTTTTTAAGCACGTTCAAAGTATTGCCCAGCTTGGCTCTCGTGAAGAAGCAGAGCGTGCGGTTCGTGCTACCCTAGAAACCCTTAAAGAACGTATTGTTGGGGATGAAGCTAAAGATTTAGCTTCTCAATTACCAACAGGGATTGGGGAATATTTGCGCGGTAGAGAAGGAGAGAACGGACAAGCTTTTTCGCTACAAGAATTTTATCAAAAGGTTGCTGAAAAAGAAAGTATAGATCCAGTTACAGCAGCCACTCATGCGCGTGCTGTTGTCTCAGTTTTAAATATTGCCGTTACCCCAGGGGAATTTGCAGATATTCGCGCTAATCTTTCGCCCGATTATTTGGACTTATTACCTTCACCTAACCCCAGTTCATAA
- a CDS encoding DUF6335 family protein encodes MADKTDKNLNNNEEVISNLPPEITESFGTGIKPEPGYNIGTRRLRDEEKQYTSTSPQLSGGDVDAAWEQADSVGEEAVGGTVATPDQSIVDELGAAVGLEMDDRAFLRTTEILDERDDRRWELDPTSSEDYQERRE; translated from the coding sequence ATGGCTGACAAGACAGATAAAAACCTAAACAATAATGAAGAGGTAATTTCCAATTTACCACCAGAAATTACTGAGTCTTTCGGAACTGGAATTAAGCCAGAACCCGGATACAATATTGGCACGCGCCGACTGCGGGATGAGGAGAAACAATACACTTCAACTAGTCCACAATTAAGTGGTGGTGATGTGGATGCTGCTTGGGAACAAGCTGACTCAGTAGGTGAAGAAGCTGTGGGTGGAACTGTCGCTACTCCCGATCAGAGTATTGTTGACGAATTGGGTGCTGCTGTTGGTTTGGAAATGGACGATCGCGCTTTCCTCCGCACTACTGAAATTTTAGATGAAAGGGACGATCGACGCTGGGAATTAGACCCCACTTCTTCAGAAGACTATCAAGAACGTCGAGAATAA
- a CDS encoding DUF72 domain-containing protein has translation MNFFLGCAVWSYKGWVGNFYPAKSRQSEFLRLYSQRLTTVEGNTTFYAIPDKNTVHRWAEQTPKEFQFCLKLPKDLTHNGLLQPSIPGALNFLEQMRGLGDRLGPIFAQLPPSYSPELYDDLSNFLTAWPRNEAPLALEVRHRDWFKKPHAEKLTNLLQNLGVGRVLLDSRPIYSDPNDPQVQLERRKPQLPLQPSVTTSFSLIRFISHPNKEVNQPFLNEWVTQINKWLQQGTRIYFFVHCPIEENSPHTAKYFQELLEKNGVAVPPLPWNNIDGTATQLSLF, from the coding sequence ATGAACTTTTTTCTCGGTTGTGCCGTGTGGTCGTATAAAGGTTGGGTAGGAAACTTCTATCCTGCCAAAAGTCGGCAAAGTGAATTTCTTCGCCTTTACAGTCAGCGACTCACCACAGTTGAAGGGAACACCACATTTTATGCAATTCCTGATAAGAACACTGTCCATCGATGGGCAGAACAAACACCAAAAGAATTTCAATTTTGCCTCAAATTACCAAAAGATTTAACCCATAACGGACTACTACAACCCTCAATTCCTGGTGCATTAAACTTTCTTGAACAAATGCGCGGTTTAGGCGATCGCCTCGGCCCAATTTTCGCCCAACTACCACCCAGTTACTCACCAGAATTATATGACGATCTGAGCAATTTTTTAACAGCTTGGCCTCGCAATGAAGCACCATTAGCTTTAGAAGTACGTCATCGAGATTGGTTTAAAAAACCTCATGCCGAAAAACTGACAAATCTATTACAAAATTTAGGAGTCGGAAGAGTTTTATTAGATTCTCGACCAATTTATTCTGACCCAAACGATCCGCAAGTACAATTAGAAAGACGTAAACCTCAGTTACCATTGCAACCAAGTGTTACAACTTCCTTTAGTTTAATTCGGTTTATTAGTCATCCTAATAAAGAAGTTAATCAACCATTTTTAAACGAGTGGGTAACACAAATAAATAAATGGTTGCAGCAAGGTACAAGGATTTATTTCTTTGTGCATTGTCCAATTGAAGAAAACTCACCGCACACGGCGAAATATTTTCAAGAATTATTAGAAAAAAATGGTGTAGCTGTTCCTCCTTTACCTTGGAATAATATTGATGGAACAGCTACACAATTGAGTTTGTTTTAG
- a CDS encoding DUF305 domain-containing protein: MDQQKQMPGMSWNRFAAMIAASTFIMFFLMYQLIYSLDHAMFSVNRLVASLVMGCVMTVVMLSFMWSMYRGVGIKIAVLGLATALGLILLSVNRNQALIADVNFMKSMIPHHSIAINNARKASISDPRVRKLADEIIESQVREIVVMQSLLDDIARNGERGAAELPARSTEITPDMEGKIREAVQ; the protein is encoded by the coding sequence ATGGATCAACAGAAACAAATGCCAGGAATGAGCTGGAACAGATTCGCGGCGATGATCGCGGCCTCAACTTTCATCATGTTCTTCTTGATGTATCAGCTCATATACTCACTCGATCACGCAATGTTTAGTGTAAACCGACTAGTCGCCTCATTGGTGATGGGGTGCGTGATGACTGTTGTGATGCTTTCCTTTATGTGGTCGATGTACCGAGGAGTAGGAATCAAGATTGCAGTTCTCGGTTTGGCTACTGCGCTCGGCTTGATTCTGCTCTCCGTGAATAGAAACCAGGCGCTGATCGCAGATGTCAACTTCATGAAGTCGATGATTCCCCACCACTCAATTGCCATTAACAATGCGCGGAAGGCAAGCATTAGCGATCCGCGAGTCCGCAAGCTTGCGGATGAGATAATTGAGTCGCAGGTTCGTGAAATAGTTGTGATGCAGTCGCTCCTTGATGATATTGCCCGGAACGGAGAACGAGGGGCAGCAGAGCTTCCCGCTCGCTCGACCGAAATAACCCCCGATATGGAGGGCAAGATTAGAGAAGCAGTGCAGTAA
- a CDS encoding AraC family transcriptional regulator N-terminal domain-containing protein, translating to MAQGSKEVILGSDRYLYDPMHYLLATIEMPIASQI from the coding sequence ATCGCGCAGGGCAGCAAGGAAGTTATTCTGGGTAGCGATCGCTACTTGTACGATCCTATGCACTATCTGCTGGCGACGATCGAAATGCCCATTGCCAGCCAGATTTAG
- a CDS encoding SAM hydrolase/SAM-dependent halogenase family protein: MLLNLIADYGNGDPAFAEVTQRLLAEIPEAQIHCLSVPPFSTLATGFWVAQLGLNKGPKNRLIYHNCAPRQDNPEARQNNEGEGLTYALLPNDVKVVGVFAGYTLSFIKNHAQALHTIKVSRGGSQFRSRDVFPTAAGAIAKGDLSVLGEQIQPEQIPDAPIDRVAWIDGYGNIKTTIPAHTINLKPEEKVVIRVGDVVSDAIYSDGSFRVPEGTLAFSPGSSGWETSTGETIRWMELFLRGGNAWERFGRPRINQTVTRLS; this comes from the coding sequence ATGTTGCTTAACTTAATTGCAGATTACGGGAATGGCGATCCAGCTTTTGCAGAAGTAACTCAACGTTTGTTAGCCGAGATACCGGAAGCGCAGATTCACTGTCTTTCAGTGCCTCCTTTTAGTACTTTAGCAACGGGTTTTTGGGTGGCGCAATTGGGTTTAAATAAAGGGCCAAAAAATCGCTTAATTTATCATAACTGTGCTCCCCGACAAGATAACCCCGAAGCAAGGCAAAATAACGAGGGGGAAGGATTAACTTATGCTTTGTTACCTAATGATGTGAAAGTTGTGGGAGTTTTTGCAGGTTACACCCTTTCTTTTATTAAAAATCATGCTCAAGCTTTGCATACAATCAAAGTTTCTAGGGGAGGTTCGCAGTTTCGATCGCGCGACGTTTTCCCCACTGCTGCGGGTGCGATCGCTAAAGGAGATCTCAGTGTTTTAGGAGAACAAATCCAACCAGAACAAATACCCGACGCACCAATAGATAGAGTAGCTTGGATCGATGGCTATGGTAACATCAAAACCACTATTCCTGCCCACACAATTAACTTAAAACCAGAAGAAAAAGTAGTAATTAGAGTCGGAGATGTGGTCAGCGATGCGATTTATTCCGATGGCAGTTTTCGCGTCCCCGAAGGTACTTTAGCATTTTCGCCCGGAAGTTCGGGATGGGAAACATCAACCGGAGAAACTATTCGTTGGATGGAACTGTTTTTGCGCGGTGGTAATGCTTGGGAACGTTTTGGTAGACCTCGCATAAATCAAACTGTAACTCGTCTTTCTTAA
- a CDS encoding regulatory protein RecX → MTCLNYFYQLLSRREYSVRELEKKGQEKGFEQNEITAAINHLQNLGYQSDTRLVESLIASSQGKFGKSMVKRKCFEKGIASDVFEQVWSAQEENEETDDLADLKAKVMRKYHIADFGNIDPKTKSKLVNYLQYRGFNAWQVLAQWQEDE, encoded by the coding sequence ATGACTTGCCTTAATTACTTTTATCAACTATTATCTCGTCGAGAATATAGCGTCCGAGAGCTAGAAAAAAAAGGCCAAGAAAAAGGATTTGAACAAAACGAAATTACAGCAGCAATTAATCACTTACAAAATTTAGGTTATCAGTCTGACACCCGTTTAGTAGAAAGCTTAATTGCCTCTTCTCAAGGAAAGTTTGGCAAGTCTATGGTCAAACGCAAGTGTTTTGAAAAAGGCATTGCCAGTGATGTATTTGAACAAGTTTGGTCAGCGCAAGAAGAAAATGAAGAAACCGACGATTTAGCGGATTTAAAAGCAAAGGTAATGCGGAAATATCATATTGCCGACTTTGGAAATATTGACCCAAAAACTAAAAGTAAACTGGTTAACTATCTTCAATATCGTGGGTTTAATGCTTGGCAAGTTTTAGCACAATGGCAAGAAGATGAATAA
- a CDS encoding Dps family protein, with translation MRPLNIGLSQEQRQGVIDLLNRDLSDAYLLLIKTKKYHWDVVGPQFRSLHTLWEEQYTALTANIDALAERIRALGGYPIGTAKGFLENASLKEDAGTLPNAYGMVENLVSDHEQVIRNLRDHVDQTGEKFHDQGTADFLTGLMEQHEEMAWMLRSFIEGEQISPDGKLSSDLRVPVEANSK, from the coding sequence ATGCGCCCATTGAACATAGGATTATCACAAGAACAACGTCAAGGTGTCATTGATTTATTAAATCGTGACCTATCAGATGCTTATTTACTGTTAATTAAAACCAAAAAATATCACTGGGATGTAGTTGGCCCACAGTTCCGTTCTCTACATACATTGTGGGAAGAACAATATACAGCATTAACAGCTAATATTGATGCACTTGCAGAACGAATTCGTGCTTTAGGTGGTTATCCTATTGGCACAGCCAAAGGTTTTCTGGAAAACGCTTCTCTTAAAGAAGATGCAGGAACTCTCCCCAATGCTTACGGCATGGTAGAAAATTTAGTATCAGATCATGAACAAGTTATCCGCAATTTGCGCGATCATGTAGACCAAACAGGGGAAAAATTTCACGATCAAGGTACAGCCGATTTCCTCACAGGATTGATGGAACAACATGAGGAAATGGCATGGATGTTGCGTTCCTTTATTGAAGGCGAACAAATTTCCCCAGATGGTAAGTTATCCTCTGATTTAAGAGTTCCAGTGGAAGCAAATAGCAAATAG
- a CDS encoding metallophosphoesterase family protein: MEFVSDPPIGMKIQKMKQRVRWQDPIIVDRGIDQTQLVIDDGQEDRPEFSFLVVGDSGSGAHRGHHPQRKIAEQMLQHRDDCRFVIHTGDVVYLVGSREYYHKNFIDPYREFLVGGETPKNIKYEQMLFNQPFFLVPGNHDYYDLPFVYGLLAQSALPIRRLFRSRIDFDAGWHGSFQGEAYAKAFLDYLCSINNRQQLEEHLDRYYNAKTKTGRCLRYQPKEFTRLPNRYYTFRCGDIDFFALDSNTFNAPLPLSKDAEGEANRRILEKRRADARRQQQEIFQTINSLNPDRPEEAEMLDDLRTKLQQLEEIENDVDKQLNATGEVTVDWEQLNWLQQRLIESWHTDSVRGRVIYLHHPPYVTEATKWYQSQTLAVRNRLREVLDEVAKAVGNLAGDRPLVDLVLTGHAHCLEYLRTTNTGHADSHLNWIVCGGSGYSLRRQREEGLEITEQIESFSQKDIRTVARSLLFVGRNGQGSHKRRPYSFLRIDVRSGTPPKFVIRPFIAERYQQQWYESKIKPFEI; this comes from the coding sequence ATGGAATTTGTATCCGATCCTCCCATTGGGATGAAAATCCAAAAAATGAAACAAAGAGTCAGATGGCAAGATCCAATAATTGTCGATCGAGGAATCGATCAAACTCAGTTAGTAATTGATGATGGACAAGAAGATCGGCCCGAATTCTCTTTTTTAGTAGTGGGAGATAGTGGTTCTGGTGCCCATCGCGGACATCATCCTCAACGCAAAATTGCCGAACAAATGTTACAACATCGGGATGATTGTCGATTTGTCATCCATACAGGTGATGTTGTTTATTTAGTTGGTTCTAGAGAGTATTATCACAAAAACTTTATCGATCCGTATCGGGAATTTTTAGTTGGTGGCGAAACCCCTAAAAATATTAAATACGAACAAATGTTATTTAATCAGCCATTTTTTTTAGTACCCGGCAATCATGATTATTATGATTTACCATTTGTTTATGGATTATTAGCCCAATCTGCATTACCCATTCGTCGTCTATTTCGTTCCCGAATTGATTTTGATGCTGGTTGGCATGGTTCATTTCAAGGAGAAGCTTACGCCAAAGCTTTTTTAGATTATCTGTGTTCCATTAATAATAGACAACAGTTAGAGGAACATCTCGATCGCTACTACAATGCCAAGACAAAAACCGGGCGTTGTTTGCGTTACCAACCTAAAGAATTCACTAGATTACCAAATCGTTATTACACTTTCCGTTGTGGAGATATTGATTTCTTTGCGTTGGATTCTAATACTTTCAATGCACCTTTACCTTTGTCGAAAGATGCTGAAGGAGAAGCAAATCGTCGTATATTAGAAAAACGGCGTGCTGATGCCAGACGACAACAGCAAGAAATTTTTCAAACTATAAATTCTCTGAATCCCGATCGCCCTGAAGAAGCGGAAATGTTGGATGATTTACGTACTAAACTACAGCAATTAGAAGAAATTGAAAATGATGTTGATAAGCAGTTAAATGCCACAGGAGAAGTTACCGTTGATTGGGAACAATTAAATTGGTTACAACAAAGATTAATTGAGTCTTGGCATACAGATTCAGTACGCGGTAGAGTTATTTATTTACATCATCCTCCGTATGTAACCGAAGCAACAAAGTGGTATCAATCCCAAACTTTAGCGGTGCGAAATCGCTTGCGTGAGGTGTTGGATGAAGTAGCAAAAGCTGTGGGTAATTTAGCTGGCGATCGACCTTTGGTAGATTTAGTTTTAACTGGTCATGCTCACTGTTTAGAATATCTCCGTACTACTAATACTGGACACGCCGATTCACATCTTAATTGGATTGTTTGTGGCGGCAGTGGTTATAGTTTGCGTCGCCAAAGAGAGGAAGGTTTAGAAATAACAGAACAGATAGAAAGTTTCTCCCAAAAAGATATTCGGACGGTGGCCCGATCGCTACTTTTTGTTGGGCGTAACGGTCAAGGTTCCCACAAACGCAGACCCTATTCCTTTTTGCGGATTGACGTGCGATCGGGAACTCCTCCCAAATTTGTGATTCGCCCTTTTATTGCCGAGAGATATCAACAACAATGGTATGAAAGCAAAATCAAACCTTTCGAGATTTGA